One stretch of Miscanthus floridulus cultivar M001 chromosome 18, ASM1932011v1, whole genome shotgun sequence DNA includes these proteins:
- the LOC136519918 gene encoding (S)-coclaurine N-methyltransferase-like — translation MPAQSSCPVSSLPSPSSSSRPPPRTRTATVSMVAASVAERAYEVATRSALVALERNLIPDAVTRRLTRLLLAQRLRQGYLPSAPLQLQQLLQFVRSLEEMPIAIETDKAKAQHYELPTAFFKLVLGRNLKYSSCYFPDDSSTLEDAEVAMMDLYCERSKLQDGQSILDVGCGWGSLSLYIAKKYRNCSVTGICNSTTQKAFIEEQCRENELSNVEIIVADISKFEMERSFDRIISIEMFEHMKNYKSLLKKISRWMKEDGLLFVHFFCHKTFPYHFEDKNDDDWITRYFFSGGTMPSANLLLYFQEDVSVVNHWLVSGTHYARTSEEWLKRMDKSITSIRPIFEKTYGKESTTKWIAYWRTFFISVAELFGYNNGDEWMVAHYLFQKKYRLLLAV, via the exons ATGCCCGCCCAATCTAGCTGTCCTGTCTCGTCACTTCCTTCTCCCTCCAGCTCCAGCAGGCCGCCTCCGCGCACCCGCACAGCGACGGTCAGCATGGTGGCAGCGTCCGTGGCCGAGCGGGCCTACGAGGTGGCGACGCGGTCTGCGCTGGTGGCACTGGAGCGCAACCTCATCCCGGACGCGGTGACCCGGCGCCTGACGCGGCTCCTGCTCGCGCAGCGCCTCCGCCAGGGCTACCTCCCCTCCGCGCCGCTCCAGCTGCAGCAGCTCCTCCAGTTTGTCCGCT CTCTTGAAGAGATGCCCATTGCCATTGAAACAGACAAAGCTAAAGCCCAACATTATGAGTTGCCAACTGCATTTTTCAAGTTAGTGCTTGGAAGGAATCTCAAATACAG TTCCTGCTACTTCCCTGATGATTCAAGCACCCTAGAAGATGCTGAGGTTGCAATGATGGATCTGTACTGTGAGAGGTCAAAACTACAAGATGGCCAGAGCATCCTAGATGTTGGATGTGGATGGGGATCCCTTTCGCTGTACATTGCAAAGAAATATAGGAACTGCAGTGTAACAGGGATATGCAACTCTACTACACAAAAGGCTTTTATAGAAGAGCAATGTAG GGAAAATGAGTTGTCAAATGTTGAGATAATTGTAGCAGACATCAGCAAGTTTGAGATGGAGCGCTCTTTTGACAGGATCATATCTATAGAGATGTTTGAG CACATGAAAAACTACAAGTCACTTCTTAAGAAGATATCCAGGTGGATGAAAGAGGACGGCCTACTATTTGTTCACTTCTTCTGCCACAAAACATTTCCATATCATTTTGAG GATAAAAAtgatgatgattggatcacgaggTATTTCTTCAGTGGAGGAACAATGCCATCTGCAAACCTACTTCTCTACTTTCAG GAAGATGTATCTGTGGTCAATCATTGGCTTGTCAGTGGCACGCATTATGCGAGAACTAG CGAGGAGTGGCTAAAACGTATGGACAAGAGTATCACTTCAATAAGACCGATCTTCGAGAAAACTTATGGGAAGGAATCAACTACCAAATGGATAGCTTATTGGCGGACGTTCTTCATCTCGGTAGCTGAACTTTTTGGATACAACAATGGAGATGAATGGATGGTTGCACATTACTTGTTCCAAAAGAAGTACAGGTTACTGCTAGCAGTATAG
- the LOC136524242 gene encoding uncharacterized protein, which translates to MQSREGDEAATAAAAEPYAMSEARPVAEETPQEGAEGSAPADRGGKSPSPAPPASPSTVKEHQIPVDPASLRRLGMVADEDSPLSAPSVLTEVVVQSSPILPPLRRPTFVGASLPCSAASSPVHAGARPGAGGGKWEQQPATHSPTSASALRSLARQHSAALARLVAAPAPSTLSRSASRAEGRTMAPHDDEEEPEPVQPKTLAAAEDGFTCGALCMLFPGFSKRKPAAAFAAGTTTAGTAVSSSMQRRQQSGLRPRCSSASRVASLERFECGSWSPPPPPPPPPPVDAVDCHATEVAKTSCADDDAEAPVKMAFVFDGEPPAATRGILKNSASSRLIDSARPSTSSQRHVRFSTAVVADAAASCPSSPCMTPRLAMARAEFHAFLEAQSA; encoded by the coding sequence ATGCAGTCCCGTGAGGGGGATGAAGCAgccacagcggcggcggcggagccctACGCCATGAGCGAAGCGCGACCAGTGGCGGAGGAGACGCCACAGGAAGGAGCAGAAGGCTCCGCGCCGGCGGACCGCGGCGGCAAGAGCCCGAGCCCGGCCCCGCCAGCGTCGCCATCCACGGTGAAGGAACATCAGATCCCCGTGGACCCCGCGTCGCTGCGCCGCCTGGGCATGGTGGCCGATGAGGACTCGCCGCTCTCAGCGCCCTCCGTGCTCACGGAGGTGGTGGTGCAGTCGTCCCCGATCCTGCCGCCTCTCCGTCGGCCCACGTTCGTCGGCGCCAGCCTGCCGTGCTCGGCGGCCTCCTCCCCGGTGCACGCCGGCGCTCGTCCAGGTGCTGGTGGCGGCAAGTGGGAGCAGCAGCCTGCCACCCACAGCCCGACCTCCGCGTCCGCGCTACGCTCCCTCGCCCGCCAGCACTCGGCCGCGCTCGCCCGGCTcgtcgccgcgcccgcgccgtccaCGCTGTCGAGGTCCGCGTCCCGCGCCGAGGGCAGGACCATGGCGCcgcacgacgacgaggaggagccggagccggtccAGCCCAAGACGCTCGCCGCCGCGGAGGACGGCTTCACGTGCGGCGCTCTGTGCATGCTCTTCCCGGGCTTCTCCAAGAGGAAGCCCGCGGCCGCCTTCGCCGCCGGCACCACAACCGCGGGCACGGCCGTGTCGTCGAGCATGCAGAGGCGGCAGCAGTCGGGCTTGAGGCCTCGCTGCAGCAGCGCGTCGCGGGTGGCGTCGCTGGAGAGGTTCGAGTGCGGGTCGtggagccctcctcctcctcctccgccaccgccgcccgtGGACGCCGTCGACTGCCACGCGACGGAGGTGGCCAAGACCAGCTGCGCGGACGACGACGCGGAGGCGCCGGTCAAGATGGCGTTCGTGTTCGACGGCGAACCGCCCGCGGCGACGAGGGGAATCCTGAAGAACTCGGCGTCGTCGCGGCTCATCGACTCGGCCAGGCCGTCGACGTCGTCGCAGAGGCACGTGAGGTTctcgacggcggtggtggcggatgCGGCGGCGTCGTGCCCATCGTCGCCGTGCATGACGCCGCGTCTGGCGATGGCCAGGGCGGAGTTCCACGCGTTCTTGGAGGCGCAGAGCGCGTAG
- the LOC136522340 gene encoding 1-aminocyclopropane-1-carboxylate oxidase 1-like: protein MEIPVIKMDQLHGKKRSETLSLLHNACAQWGFFWLENHGVNEDLMNKMKDLVNKHYEQDKEKNFYSSEKAKILDYEKASSNVDWECSFMYRHQPKSNSHDIPELLRATVFEYAEEVIKLAQQLAAVMSENLGLDKDYIEKAFSKPSVGIKVAKYPRCSHPELVMGLREHTDAGGIILLFQDELVPGLEFLKDGKWIAIPPTEGNRIFVNLGDQIEVMTNGIYKSICHRVLPNKNGSRLSIATFYNPGADAIIYPAPKLTYPSQYRFQDYLNFYSTTKFSDKVSRFQTTKAILK from the exons ATGGAGATTCCAGTGATAAAGATGGATCAGCTGCATGGCAAGAAGAGGTCAGAGACACTTTCACTCCTCCATAATGCCTGTGCGCAATGGGGTTTCTTTTGG CTTGAGAATCATGGAGTCAATGAGGACCTCATGAATAAAATGAAGGATCTGGTGAACAAACACTATGAACAGGACAAGGAGAAGAACTTCTACAGTTCAGAGAAAGCAAAAATCCTAGATTATGAGAAAGCTTCATCAAATGTTGACTGGGAGTGCAGTTTCATGTACCGTCATCAGCCAAAATCAAACAGTCATGATATTCCTGAGCTGCTTCG TGCAACAGTGTTTGAATATGCAGAAGAAGTAATCAAATTGGCTCAACAGCTTGCAGCAGTTATGAGTGAAAATCTTGGGCTGGACAAGGATTATATCGAGAAGGCATTTTCTAAACCTTCTGTAGGCATCAAGGTGGCAAAGTATCCCAGGTGCAGTCATCCAGAGCTTGTGATGGGCCTCAGGGAACACACTGATGCTGGGGGGATCATACTTCTATTTCAAGATGAGTTAGTCCCAGGTTTGGAGTTTCTAAAAGATGGTAAGTGGATCGCAATACCTCCAACAGAAGGCAATAGAATTTTTGTAAACCTTGGAGATCAGATTGAAGTGATGACCAATGGAATCTACAAGAGCATATGCCATCGGGTCCTTCCAAATAAGAATGGGAGCCGCCTGTCTATTGCAACATTCTATAACCCTGGTGCCGATGCCATAATCTACCCAGCTCCAAAGCTTACATATCCTAGCCAATATCGTTTCCAAGACTACCTTAATTTCTATTCTACTACCAAGTTTAGTGATAAGGTATCAAGGTTCCAGACTACAAAGGCAATATTGAAGTGA